From a region of the Oryza sativa Japonica Group chromosome 6, ASM3414082v1 genome:
- the LOC136356973 gene encoding uncharacterized protein, which translates to MVEVGRKAHRRHISELEARKAALTEIAREVEEERAAALIATTTMIEAQDALRLQNASREAELKEKLDAAQGVLDSAAARERRVTETEAASQRREESLEARAMALEEHAGAVEKGLTDREAAAALREATLAAHEAACAEEEWGQRICGWAQVCT; encoded by the coding sequence atggtggaggtgggccgtaaagctcaccgccgtcacatctcggagcttgaagcccggaaGGCGGCGCTGACGGAGATCGCtcgtgaggtggaggaggagcgagcggCCGCCCTCATCGCTACCACCACGATGATTGAGGCGCAAGACGCCCTCCGCCTTCAAAACGCCAgccgggaggcggagctgaaagaaaagctcgacgccgcccagggagtccttgactccgccgctgcccgagagcggcgggtaACAGAGACTGAGGCGGCGTCCCAGCGGCGCGAGGagtcccttgaggcccgtgctatggcgctggaagaacacgccggcgccgtggagaaaGGCTTGAcagaccgcgaggccgccgctgctctccgggaggcgacgctggcggcgcacgaggccgcctgcgccgaggagga